The Gemmatimonadota bacterium genome has a segment encoding these proteins:
- a CDS encoding cation:proton antiporter: protein MAVGLAASHVTKRVDEPTIEITLTVTAAYGAFVAAEQVHASGVIATVASGLVCGNVGPGRGHVAHYPSPRWNRSGSLAFALNSIVFLLIGFEVSLGGPPPTGARSRWRRSRCSLPGSSSWPRSRCCLRRTNEAVPRWVDHGPRPGRIRGGLSIVLALGLPRDLPHREQLITMTLGAGALVDSPPGNDHGPLLRRLGLVPKEWDHIALERARAEVRCRDGRAPGRSINLGVRHVVSDGDAEAFRAPLPASPRRRARAIGHLGRQAGRWARPPCIAGTFWPWQARLVGGLSRG, encoded by the coding sequence GTGGCGGTTGGATTGGCCGCGTCGCACGTCACCAAGCGGGTCGACGAGCCCACCATCGAGATCACCTTGACGGTCACCGCAGCCTACGGCGCGTTTGTGGCCGCCGAACAGGTACACGCGTCGGGGGTGATCGCCACCGTGGCGTCGGGGCTGGTGTGCGGCAATGTCGGTCCGGGACGAGGGCATGTCGCCCACTACCCTTCTCCGCGGTGGAATCGTTCTGGGAGTCTTGCCTTTGCGCTCAACAGCATCGTGTTTCTGCTGATCGGATTCGAGGTCTCGTTGGGTGGCCCGCCTCCTACTGGCGCGAGATCGCGGTGGCGACGGTCGCGATGCTCGCTGCCCGGTTCTTCGTCGTGGCCGCGGTCACGGTGCTGCTTGCGTCGGACCAACGAAGCTGTGCCGCGATGGGTGGACCACGGTCCTCGCCCGGGGCGGATCCGCGGCGGGTTGTCCATCGTGCTCGCCCTTGGGCTCCCGCGTGACTTGCCGCATCGGGAACAGCTGATCACGATGACGCTTGGTGCTGGTGCTCTCGTCGATTCTCCTCCAGGGAATGACCATGGCCCCCTGTTGCGCCGGCTGGGACTCGTCCCGAAAGAATGGGACCACATCGCGCTGGAACGGGCGCGCGCCGAGGTGCGGTGTCGCGACGGGCGCGCTCCAGGGAGATCGATCAACCTCGGGGTCCGCCACGTTGTCAGCGACGGCGACGCCGAGGCGTTCCGCGCACCCCTACCGGCATCGCCTCGACGCCGCGCGAGGGCCATCGGACACCTCGGCCGTCAGGCCGGGCGATGGGCGAGACCGCCATGCATTGCGGGCACCTTCTGGCCCTGGCAGGCCCGACTGGTGGGAGGGCTATCGCGCGGATGA
- a CDS encoding cation:proton antiporter, with translation MFGALIAATDPIAVVALFRTLHVPSRLSLLVEGESLLNDGTAIVLFALILATVTGGRPP, from the coding sequence GTGTTCGGCGCCCTCATCGCCGCGACTGACCCCATAGCGGTTGTTGCCCTATTTCGAACGCTGCATGTGCCGTCGCGCCTCAGCCTTCTGGTGGAGGGGGAGAGCCTGCTCAACGACGGCACCGCGATCGTGCTCTTTGCCCTGATCCTCGCCACGGTCACCGGCGGACGACCACCGTGA
- a CDS encoding cation:proton antiporter, with product MNSELAFILLFCVATAVALLVRHFRIPYTVALVLAGLGLGALRWIDAPHLTQELLFAVFLPGLLFEAAYHIRWHRLRENARVILALAVPGVVAAIGVTGVITAWIVRGLEVDPTFMLSQGWCSAPSSPRLTP from the coding sequence ATGAATTCCGAGCTCGCGTTCATCCTGCTCTTTTGCGTGGCCACCGCCGTTGCCCTGCTGGTGAGGCACTTCCGCATTCCCTATACCGTTGCCCTCGTCCTCGCCGGACTCGGGCTTGGGGCGCTGCGCTGGATCGACGCCCCGCACCTGACGCAGGAGTTGCTCTTTGCCGTCTTCCTGCCTGGCCTGCTGTTCGAGGCGGCATACCACATCAGGTGGCACCGGCTGCGCGAGAACGCCCGCGTCATCCTCGCGCTTGCGGTGCCCGGCGTGGTGGCGGCGATCGGAGTTACCGGCGTCATCACCGCGTGGATCGTGCGCGGGCTCGAGGTGGATCCCACCTTCATGCTCAGCCAGGGCTGGTGTTCGGCGCCCTCATCGCCGCGACTGACCCCATAG
- a CDS encoding MarR family transcriptional regulator, with protein MQGRLGVTAPQRMVIRLAGRFPDATASELAALLHLDPGSLSSLLARLEEAGLLNRTADRHDRRRIRVSSHGVVVDSQGTRRRRSSPPSPPSSPRATPRISDASMRSHVGTGRTPCRTEGAWSCRRNAAPARSNRTDGGGI; from the coding sequence ATGCAGGGGCGCCTTGGGGTCACCGCGCCGCAACGGATGGTGATTCGCCTGGCTGGTCGATTCCCCGACGCAACGGCCTCCGAACTGGCGGCGCTGCTCCACCTGGACCCCGGAAGCCTGTCCAGCTTGCTCGCGCGGCTCGAGGAGGCAGGGCTCCTGAATCGTACCGCGGATCGCCACGATCGACGCCGGATCCGCGTGTCCTCACACGGCGTGGTCGTCGACTCACAGGGGACACGGAGGAGACGGTCGAGTCCGCCGTCACCGCCGTCCTCGCCGAGAGCGACCCCGAGGATATCCGACGCGTCCATGCGCTCTCATGTCGGCACTGGCCGAACACCTTGCCGCACCGAAGGAGCCTGGAGCTGCCGCCGAAACGCCGCGCCCGCGCGGTCCAACCGAACAGACGGGGGGGGGATATGA
- a CDS encoding cation:proton antiporter has product MPKFLQRYRLPSAVTSLALGAFVSLGLHLFTQDATIQLFATLGIVALFLFAGLEVDFRELQREMTVLTWHLGIQLVLLGVVTWMLASLVPLGARPPWWRWPLLTPSTGFILDSLPSFGLSGREQFWVKSKAISTELVALAVLFVVLRGDDIQRLGISFLTLGGLVVVVPLAFLLFARTILPFAPKSEFAFLVIVALVCAFVTRRLGVYYLVGAFLVGVSAQRFRRELPALASERCCTR; this is encoded by the coding sequence GTGCCGAAGTTCCTGCAGCGGTATCGCCTGCCGAGTGCGGTCACCAGTCTCGCGCTCGGGGCGTTCGTGTCGCTCGGCCTCCACCTCTTCACGCAGGACGCCACGATCCAGCTCTTCGCCACGCTGGGGATCGTGGCGCTCTTTCTGTTCGCCGGTCTCGAAGTGGATTTTCGCGAGCTGCAACGGGAGATGACGGTGCTCACCTGGCACCTGGGGATTCAGCTTGTCCTGCTTGGCGTGGTTACCTGGATGTTGGCCAGCCTGGTGCCGCTGGGCGCGCGGCCGCCCTGGTGGCGCTGGCCCCTCCTCACTCCCTCCACGGGGTTCATCCTGGACTCCCTCCCAAGCTTTGGGCTCAGCGGACGCGAGCAGTTCTGGGTGAAGTCCAAGGCGATCTCGACCGAGCTGGTGGCCCTCGCGGTGCTGTTCGTCGTGCTCCGGGGCGATGACATCCAGCGCCTGGGGATCTCCTTTCTGACGCTAGGGGGGTTGGTGGTCGTGGTCCCGCTCGCGTTTCTCTTGTTCGCGCGCACGATCCTGCCCTTTGCGCCAAAGTCCGAATTCGCCTTCCTCGTGATCGTCGCACTGGTCTGTGCCTTCGTCACCCGACGACTCGGAGTGTACTATCTGGTCGGCGCCTTCCTCGTGGGCGTCTCGGCGCAGCGATTCCGGCGCGAACTTCCGGCGCTGGCGTCGGAAAGATGCTGCACGCGGTAG